One region of Ornithorhynchus anatinus isolate Pmale09 chromosome X5, mOrnAna1.pri.v4, whole genome shotgun sequence genomic DNA includes:
- the LOC100093161 gene encoding histone H2A type 1-like — MSGRGKQGGKARAKAKSRSSRAGLQFPVGRVHRLLRKGNYAERVGAGAPVYLAAVLEYLTAEILELAGNAARDNKKTRIIPRHLQLAIRNDEELNKLLGKVTIAQGGVLPNIQAVLLPKKTESHHKVKGK, encoded by the coding sequence ATGTCTGGCCGTGGAAAGCAGGGTGGAAAGGCTCGGGCCAAGGCCAAGTCCCGCTCGTCCCGGGCGGGGCTGCAGTTCCCGGTGGGCCGCGTCCACCGGCTGCTCCGCAAGGGCAACTACGCGgagcgggtgggggcgggcgcgCCCGTCTACCTGGCCGCCGTGCTCGAGTACCTGACGGCCGAGATCCTGGAGCTGGCGGGCAACGCGGCCCGCGACAACAAGAAGACCCGCATCATCCCGCGGCACCTGCAGCTGGCCATCCGCAACGACGAGGAGCTCAACAAGCTGCTGGGCAAGGTCACCATCGCCCAGGGCGGCGTCCTGCCCAACatccaggccgtgctgctccccaaGAAGACCGAGAGCCACCACAAGGTTAAAGGCAAATAA
- the LOC100093195 gene encoding histone H1.4-like, protein MSETAPVAPAAPAPAEKTPTKKKPKKPAGGAKRKAAGPSVSELITKAVAASKERNGVSLAALKKALAAAGYDVEKNNSRIKLGLKSLVAKGTLVQTKGTGASGSFKINKKAAGSEGKAKPKAKKPAAAAKPKKSAGAAKKPKKPAASGAKKSVKKTPKKAKKPAAAAGAKKAAKSPKKAKAAKPKKAAKSPAKPKPVKPKAAKPKAAKPKAAKPKKAAASKKK, encoded by the coding sequence ATGTCCGAAACGGCTCCCGTTGCGCccgcagccccggcccccgcggagaAGACGCCCACCAAGAAGAAGCCGAAGAAGCCCGCGGGCGGAGCCAAACGCAAGGCCGCGGGTCCCTCGGTGTCGGAGCTGATCACCAAGGCGGTGGCGGCGTCCAAGGAGCGCAACGGGGTGTCCCTGGCCGCGCTGAAGAAGGCGCTGGCCGCCGCCGGCTACGACGTGGAGAAGAACAACAGCCGCATCAAGCTGGGGCTCAAGAGCCTGGTCGCCAAAGGCACCTTGGTGCAGACCAAAGGCACCGGCGCCTCGGGCTCTTTCAAGATCAACAAGAAGGCGGCCGGCTCCGAGGGCAAGGCCAAGCCCAAAGCCAAGAAACCGGCGGCCGCGGCTAAGCCCAAGAAATCGGCCGGCGCCGCCAAGAAGCCCAAGAAGCCTGCGGCTTCCGGGGCCAAAAAGAGCGTGAAAAAGACCCCGAAGAAAGCCAAGAAACCTGCAGCGGCGGCGGGGGCCAAGAAGGCGGCCAAGAGTCCGAAAAAGGCCAAAGCGGCTAAGCCCAAGAAAGCAGCCAAGAGTCCGGCCAAGCCGAAGCCTGTGAAGCCCAAAGCGGCCAAACCTAAGGCTGCGAAGCCCAAGGCGGCCAAACCCAAAAAGGCGGCGGCGTCTAAGAAGAAGTAG
- the LOC100093353 gene encoding histone H2B type 1-O, with the protein MPDPAKSAPAPKKGSKKAVTKAQKKDGKKRKRSRKESYSIYVYKVLKQVHPDTGISSKAMGIMNSFVNDIFERIAGEASRLAHYNKRSTITSREIQTAVRLLLPGELAKHAVSEGTKAVTKYTSSK; encoded by the coding sequence ATGCCTGACCCGGCGAAATCCGCTCCCGCCCCCAAGAAGGGTTCGAAGAAGGCGGTGACCAAAGCCCAGAAGAAGGACGGGAAGAAGCGCAAGCGGAGCCGCAAGGAGAGCTACTCCATCTACGTGTACAAGGTGCTGAAGCAGGTCCACCCCGACACGGGCATCTCGTCCAAGGCCATGGGCATCATGAACTCGTTCGTCAACGACATCTTCGAGCGCATCGCCGGCGAGGCTTCCCGCCTGGCGCACTACAACAAGCGCTCCACCATCACGTCCCGGGAGATCCAGACGGCCGTGCGCCTGCTGCTGCCCGGGGAGCTGGCCAAGCACGCCGTGTCCGAGGGCACCAAGGCCGTCACCAAGTACACCAGCTCCAAGTAG
- the LOC114808004 gene encoding histone H4 — translation MSGRGKGGKGLGKGGAKRHRKVLRDNIQGITKPAIRRLARRGGVKRISGLIYEETRGVLKVFLENVIRDAVTYTEHAKRKTVTAMDVVYALKRQGRTLYGFGG, via the coding sequence ATGTCAGGACGCggcaaggggggaaaggggctgggaaaAGGAGGTGCCAAGCGGCACAGAAAGGTTTTACGTGATAATATCCAGGGCATCACCAAGCCTGCTATCCGCCGTCTGGCTCGCCGTGGAGGCGTCAAGCGCATCTCCGGGCTGATCTACGAAGAGACCCGCGGGGTGCTCAAGGTATTCTTGGAAAATGTGATCCGGGACGCTGTCACCTATACGGAACACGCCAAGAGGAAGACCGTTACCGCTATGGACGTGGTCTACGCTCTCAAACGCCAGGGCCGTACCCTCTATGGCTTTGGCGGCTAG
- the LOC100093192 gene encoding histone H4, translating into MSGRGKGGKGLGKGGAKRHRKVLRDNIQGITKPAIRRLARRGGVKRISGLIYEETRGVLKVFLENVIRDAVTYTEHAKRKTVTAMDVVYALKRQGRTLYGFGG; encoded by the coding sequence ATGTCTGGACGGGGAAAAGGCGGAAAGGGACTTGGAAAAGGGGGTGCTAAGCGGCATCGGAAAGTACTGCGGGATAACATCCAGGGCATCACCAAGCCCGCTATCCGCCGTTTAGCCCGTCGTGGAGGAGTCAAGCGTATTTCGGGGCTGATCTACGAGGAGACCCGCGGGGTGCTCAAGGTTTTCCTGGAGAACGTGATCCGCGACGCCGTCACCTACACGGAGCACGCCAAGAGGAAGACCGTCACCGCCATGGACGTGGTCTATGCGCTCAAGAGACAAGGACGCACGCTTTACGGCTTTGGAGGCTAA
- the LOC100093210 gene encoding histone H4 gives MSGRGKGGKGLGKGGAKRHRKVLRDNIQGITKPAIRRLARRGGVKRISGLIYEETRGVLKVFLENVIRDAVTYTEHAKRKTVTAMDVVYALKRQGRTLYGFGG, from the coding sequence ATGTCTGGTCGTGGCAAGGGAGGTAAGGGCCTCGGAAAGGGTGGCGCTAAACGCCACCGTAAAGTGCTGCGCGATAACATCCAGGGTATCACAAAGCCCGCCATCCGAAGACTAGCCCGCCGCGGCGGAGTCAAGCGCATCTCCGGCCTCATCTATGAAGAGACCCGTGGGGTGCTCAAAGTGTTTCTGGAGAACGTGATCCGCGATGCCGTCACCTACACGGAGCACGCCAAGAGGAAGACCGTTACCGCCATGGATGTGGTCTACGCTCTCAAGCGCCAGGGCCGGACTCTCTACGGTTTTGGTGGTTAA
- the LOC100093204 gene encoding histone H2A type 1-like, which translates to MSGRGKQGGKVRAKAKSRSSRAGLQFPVGRVHRLLRKGNYAERVGAGAPVYLAAVLEYLTAEILELAGNAARDNKKTRIIPRHLQLAIRNDEELNKLLGKVTIAQGGVLPNIQAVLLPKKTESHHKAKGK; encoded by the coding sequence ATGTCGGGCCGTGGAAAGCAGGGAGGCAAGGTTCGGGCCAAGGCCAAGTCCCGCTCGTCCCGGGCCGGGCTGCAGTTCCCGGTGGGCCGCGTCCACCGGCTGCTGCGCAAGGGCAACTACGCGgagcgggtgggggcgggcgcgCCCGTCTACCTGGCCGCCGTGCTCGAGTACCTGACGGCCGAGATCCTGGAGCTGGCGGGCAACGCGGCCCGCGACAACAAGAAGACCCGCATCATCCCGCGGCACCTGCAGCTGGCCATCCGCAACGACGAGGAGCTCAACAAGCTGCTGGGCAAGGTCACCATCGCCCAGGGCGGCGTCCTGCCCAACatccaggccgtgctgctccccaaGAAGACCGAGAGCCACCACAAGGCCAAGGGCAAATAA
- the LOC100093356 gene encoding histone H2B type 1-O produces MPDPAKSAPAPKKGSKKAVTKAQKKDGKKRKRSRKESYSIYVYKVLKQVHPDTGISSKAMGIMNSFVNDIFERIAGEASRLAHYNKRSTITSREIQTAVRLLLPGELAKHAVSEGTKAVTKYTSSK; encoded by the coding sequence ATGCCTGACCCCGCGAAATCCGCTCCCGCCCCCAAGAAGGGGTCGAAGAAAGCGGTGACCAAAGCCCAGAAGAAGGACGGGAAGAAGCGCAAGCGGAGCCGCAAGGAGAGCTACTCCATCTACGTGTACAAGGTGCTGAAGCAGGTCCACCCCGACACGGGCATCTCGTCCAAGGCCATGGGCATCATGAACTCGTTCGTCAACGACATCTTCGAGCGCATCGCCGGCGAGGCTTCCCGCCTGGCGCACTACAACAAGCGCTCCACCATCACGTCCCGGGAGATCCAGACGGCCGTGCGCCTGCTGCTGCCGGGGGAGTTGGCCAAGCACGCCGTGTCCGAGGGCACCAAGGCCGTCACCAAATACACCAGCTCCAAGTAA